In the genome of Globicephala melas chromosome 7, mGloMel1.2, whole genome shotgun sequence, one region contains:
- the TMEM198 gene encoding transmembrane protein 198: protein MPGTAATLRFQLLPPEPDDAFWGAPCEQPLERRYQALPALVCIMCCLFGVVYCFFGYRCFKAVLFLTGLLFGSVVIFLLCYRERVLETQLSAGASAGIALGIGLLCGLVAMLVRSVGLFLVGLLLGLLLAAAALLGSAPYYQPGSVWGPLGLLLGGGLLCALLTLRWPRPLTTLATAVTGAALIATAADYFAELLLLGRYAVERLRAAPVPPLCWRSWALLALWPLLSLMGVLVQWRVTAERDSHTEVVISRQRRRVQLMRIRQQEERKEKRRKKRPPRPPARGPRAPPRPGPPDPAYRRRPVPIKRFNGDILSPSYIQSFRDRQTGSSLSSFMASPTDADYEYGSRGPLTACSGPPMRV, encoded by the exons ATGCCGGGCACTGCGGCGACACTTCGGTTCCAGCTGCTGCCCCCCGAGCCAGATGATGCCTTCTGGGGTGCACCCTGCGAACAGCCCCTGGAGCGCAGGTACCAGGCACTGCCAGCCCTCGTCTGCATCATGTGCTGTCTGTTTGGAGTCGTCTACTGCTTCTTCG GTTACCGCTGCTTCAAGGCAGTACTCTTCCTCACTGGGTTGCTGTTTGGCTCGGTGGTCATCTTCCTGCTGTGCTACCGAGAGCGGGTGCTGGAGACGCAGCTGAGTGCCGGGGCGAGTGCAGGCATCGCGCTGGGCATCGGGCTGCTCTGCGGGCTGGTGGCCATGCTGGTGCGCAGCGTGGGCCTCTTCCTGGTAGGGCTGCTGCTCGGCCTACTGCTCGCCGCTGCCGCCCTACTGGGCTCCGCGCCCTACTACCAGCCAGGCTCTGTTTGGGGCcccctggggctgctgctgggggGCGGCCTGCTCTGCGCCCTGCTCACGCTGCGCTGGCCCCGCCCGCTCACCACCCTGGCCACCGCCGTGACGGGTGCCGCGCTCATCGCCACGGCTGCCGACTACTTTGCcgagctgctgctgctggggcGCTACGCAGTGGAGCGTCTGCGGGCCGCCCCCGTGCCCCCCCTCTGCTGGCGGAGCTGGGCCCTGCTGGCACTTTGGCCCCTGCTCAGCCTGATGGGCGTTCTGGTGCAGTGGCGGGTGACCGCCGAGCGGGACTCCCACACGGAAG TGGTCATCAGTCGGCAGCGCCGTCGTGTGCAGCTGATGAGGATTCGGCAGCAGGAAGAGCGCAAGGAGAAGCGGCGCAAGAAGAGACCCCCAAGGCCTCCCGCTAGAGGCCCCCGGGCTCCTCCAAGGCCTGGGCCCCCTGACCCTGCTTATCGGCGCAGGCCAGTGCCCATCAAACGCTTCAATGGAGACATCCTCTCCCCG AGCTACATCCAGAGCTTCCGGGACCGGCAGACAGGGAGCTCGCTGAGCTCCTTCATGGCCTCGCCCACAGATGCGGACTATGAGTACGGGTCCCGGGGACCGCTGACGGCCTGCTCTGGGCCCCCTATGCGGGTATAG